One window of the Prochlorococcus marinus CUG1438 genome contains the following:
- a CDS encoding DUP family protein, producing the protein MINKKDKSDPIDNLEYEKVLEEEIINSYESKFQKDTEEDRKKIKFYRLKRTPLEILNRSFFFFFIGSFLFSLFLAYSESKLWFILYVISALSCVFYTPNRKALKELIAAWPNIVDLIKGRSLWRKGK; encoded by the coding sequence ATGATAAATAAAAAGGATAAAAGCGATCCGATTGATAATTTAGAGTATGAAAAAGTTCTAGAAGAAGAAATAATTAATTCGTACGAAAGTAAATTTCAGAAAGATACTGAAGAAGATAGAAAAAAGATTAAATTTTACAGACTTAAAAGAACTCCATTAGAAATATTAAATAGGTCATTTTTCTTTTTCTTTATCGGAAGTTTTCTTTTCTCTTTGTTTTTAGCTTATTCAGAAAGTAAATTATGGTTCATACTTTATGTAATAAGTGCATTGTCTTGTGTTTTCTATACCCCTAATAGAAAAGCACTTAAAGAATTAATAGCAGCTTGGCCAAATATAGTGGATCTCATTAAAGGAAGGAGTTTGTGGAGAAAAGGTAAGTAA
- a CDS encoding DUF1499 domain-containing protein: MVSSIQGLAPITNPLNSVLVEKKLINVDQKFIQLVSLAEGLPRTEVIESGRNYWRGVCRSLIFRFPDDLEILKLDVRSYVDRSKGIIQIRSASRIGQSDLGVNLRRVEYLFNQLEKL, translated from the coding sequence ATGGTTTCTTCCATCCAAGGTCTTGCTCCAATAACTAATCCATTGAATAGCGTCTTAGTAGAAAAGAAACTTATAAATGTTGATCAAAAGTTTATTCAACTTGTTTCTTTGGCTGAAGGTTTACCTCGTACAGAAGTTATTGAAAGTGGTAGAAATTATTGGAGAGGTGTTTGTAGAAGCTTGATTTTTAGATTTCCAGATGACCTCGAAATTTTAAAGCTTGATGTAAGAAGTTATGTAGACAGATCAAAAGGAATAATCCAAATAAGATCTGCATCAAGAATAGGGCAATCAGATTTAGGTGTTAATTTAAGAAGAGTGGAATACTTATTTAATCAATTAGAAAAACTTTAA
- a CDS encoding potassium channel protein: MKLRLFEFYFIKDYLRPWFGLIYSLFFLFFLGAIGYRITEGWEWSDCLWMVLITITTIGFGEVQPLTPEGRIVTVLVIVGGLIFIQFTFQKAVRLFESGYFQRVNELRFKRILRKMENHVILCGYGRVGQEISNQIKTQNIPIIVVESDEDRKKIAEENGLEVLCADATLDETLKLAGLEKCKSLVVTLPNDAANLYVVLSAKGIRGSIRVIARAGTEEAASKLRLAGASIVVSPYIAAGRAMASMALRPIAIDFLDLLAGSECEIEEFELSNDISLFETAEKRSLSELGIGKKSGAKILAIKENEKLFTNPGGNFILQPGQVLIAFGSKEQLNILNGLLGNLVVAVELLK; the protein is encoded by the coding sequence ATGAAGCTTAGATTATTTGAGTTCTATTTTATTAAAGACTATTTAAGGCCTTGGTTTGGTCTTATTTATTCTTTATTCTTTCTGTTTTTTTTAGGTGCAATTGGTTATCGAATAACAGAGGGGTGGGAATGGAGTGATTGCTTATGGATGGTTCTGATCACAATAACCACTATTGGTTTTGGAGAAGTTCAACCTTTAACTCCTGAAGGCAGGATCGTAACTGTTTTAGTAATCGTTGGCGGATTGATCTTTATTCAATTTACTTTTCAAAAAGCTGTTAGATTATTCGAATCTGGCTATTTTCAAAGAGTAAACGAATTACGTTTTAAAAGAATTCTTAGAAAAATGGAAAATCATGTAATTTTGTGCGGATATGGGAGGGTAGGACAGGAAATTTCTAACCAAATAAAAACTCAAAACATTCCTATTATCGTTGTTGAGAGCGATGAAGATAGAAAAAAGATTGCTGAAGAAAATGGTTTAGAAGTGCTTTGTGCTGATGCGACTCTTGATGAGACTTTAAAACTGGCAGGATTAGAAAAATGCAAAAGTTTGGTTGTTACCTTACCTAATGATGCTGCAAATTTATATGTAGTTTTAAGTGCTAAAGGTATAAGAGGTTCTATAAGAGTAATTGCAAGAGCTGGAACTGAAGAGGCCGCAAGTAAGTTGAGATTAGCTGGGGCAAGTATAGTTGTAAGCCCTTATATAGCTGCAGGAAGAGCAATGGCATCAATGGCTTTAAGACCTATCGCTATTGACTTTCTTGATCTGCTTGCAGGAAGTGAATGTGAAATTGAAGAATTTGAATTAAGTAATGATATTAGTCTTTTTGAAACTGCAGAGAAAAGATCACTTTCTGAACTTGGAATTGGTAAAAAGAGTGGGGCTAAAATATTAGCTATTAAAGAAAATGAAAAGTTGTTTACTAATCCTGGAGGTAATTTCATACTTCAGCCAGGTCAAGTATTAATAGCATTTGGTAGTAAAGAACAACTAAATATTTTGAACGGATTATTAGGAAATCTTGTTGTAGCAGTAGAGTTATTAAAATAG
- a CDS encoding c-type cytochrome: protein MKIFKYLLVIPVITLMIIFQTSLQNRYLMASDIRDGETIFRNVCAGCHVRGGSVVLKGSKSLKLYDLEKRGIADVNSITKIANDGIGFMKGYKNKLKDGEDKVLAQWIIQNAEKGWE, encoded by the coding sequence ATGAAAATATTTAAATATCTACTTGTAATTCCTGTAATAACTTTAATGATTATTTTTCAAACCTCTTTGCAAAATAGATATTTAATGGCCTCTGATATTAGAGATGGAGAGACAATTTTTAGAAATGTTTGTGCAGGCTGCCATGTAAGAGGTGGATCAGTCGTTCTTAAAGGATCTAAATCATTAAAACTTTACGACCTTGAAAAAAGAGGAATAGCAGATGTTAATTCAATAACAAAAATCGCTAATGATGGGATTGGTTTTATGAAAGGTTATAAAAATAAATTGAAGGATGGTGAGGATAAGGTTCTTGCACAGTGGATTATTCAAAATGCAGAAAAGGGTTGGGAATAA
- the pstS gene encoding phosphate ABC transporter substrate-binding protein PstS, with protein sequence MGILKKILIFSSAISLVLSQDAIASKRLSGAGATFPSKIYTRWFFDLAKSGGPRVNYQAVGSGSGRKAFIDQTVNFGASDDPMKAKDIEKVSRGLVQIPMVGGTIAFGYNYDCDLKLTQEQAVRVAMGMVKNWKELGCKSGKLTWTHRSDGSGTTKAFTNSMEAFSPTWNLGTGKSVKWPAGVGAKGNSGVAGVIQNTPGAIGYVNQSYIKGNVKAAALQNLSGEFIKPSAEAGAKALNGITLDENLAGKNPNPTAKGAYPIASLTWILAYEKGNGRNTKAIKQAFNTLLSDEYQDKASSLGFIPLKGNILLKSRAAVEKIGS encoded by the coding sequence TTGGGTATTTTAAAAAAAATCCTTATTTTCTCTTCTGCTATCTCATTAGTTCTCTCTCAAGATGCGATTGCTTCAAAAAGATTGAGCGGAGCAGGTGCTACATTTCCCTCGAAAATTTATACTAGGTGGTTTTTTGACTTGGCGAAATCCGGTGGACCAAGGGTTAATTACCAGGCAGTTGGTTCGGGCTCTGGAAGAAAAGCTTTTATAGACCAAACCGTAAACTTTGGTGCTTCTGATGATCCTATGAAGGCTAAGGATATAGAAAAGGTATCAAGAGGTTTAGTACAGATTCCTATGGTTGGAGGAACTATTGCTTTTGGTTATAACTATGATTGCGATTTGAAACTTACTCAAGAGCAAGCAGTACGAGTTGCAATGGGTATGGTTAAAAACTGGAAAGAATTAGGCTGTAAATCAGGAAAGTTAACTTGGACACATCGTTCTGATGGTTCAGGAACTACTAAGGCTTTCACAAACTCTATGGAAGCATTTTCTCCAACATGGAATTTAGGAACTGGTAAATCAGTTAAGTGGCCAGCAGGCGTTGGAGCAAAAGGTAATTCTGGTGTTGCAGGTGTAATTCAAAACACTCCAGGCGCAATTGGTTATGTAAATCAGTCATATATTAAAGGTAATGTTAAGGCTGCTGCACTTCAAAATCTTTCAGGGGAGTTTATAAAACCATCTGCAGAAGCAGGAGCTAAGGCTCTTAATGGTATTACTTTAGATGAAAATCTTGCTGGTAAAAATCCTAATCCAACGGCGAAAGGAGCGTACCCTATTGCTTCATTGACATGGATACTTGCTTACGAAAAAGGTAATGGTAGAAATACTAAAGCAATCAAACAAGCCTTTAATACATTGTTAAGTGATGAGTATCAAGATAAGGCTTCATCCCTTGGATTTATCCCCTTAAAAGGGAACATCCTTTTGAAATCAAGAGCTGCCGTTGAAAAAATAGGTAGTTAA
- the pstC gene encoding phosphate ABC transporter permease subunit PstC encodes MEEKLTLFKNRKRFGIEKNIDIIFKNTALVLSSFVAIILLGIILVVFFQSFESFSRYGLKFLVTSEWNPVKDEYGAFTAIYGTLVTSFLSLLITIPLGVGTAIFITEDFVPKVFREIIGSFVELLAAIPSVVLGLWAIFVMEPFFRAFFVFLHNIFGWIPLFSTEPTGRNSLLAILILVVMLLPIVTSIARDSLNQVPKKLRNAAYGIGASRWKTIFSVILPAALSGIMAGVLLALGRAMGETMAVTMIIGNSNAFSWSLLSPGYTISSMLANQFGEADGSQVSSLFYAAFVLMILSLVVNIFAQWLVKKFSLKY; translated from the coding sequence ATGGAAGAGAAATTAACTCTTTTCAAGAATCGTAAAAGATTCGGTATCGAAAAAAATATTGATATTATCTTCAAGAATACTGCTCTAGTCTTGTCTAGTTTCGTAGCAATAATACTTTTAGGAATAATTTTAGTAGTCTTTTTTCAGTCATTTGAATCCTTTTCAAGGTATGGTTTGAAGTTTCTCGTAACCTCTGAATGGAATCCAGTAAAAGATGAATACGGAGCTTTTACTGCAATATATGGCACATTAGTAACCTCATTTCTTTCGTTATTAATAACTATCCCTTTGGGCGTTGGAACTGCAATATTTATTACCGAAGACTTTGTACCGAAAGTTTTTAGAGAAATAATAGGTTCCTTTGTTGAATTATTAGCGGCTATTCCATCGGTTGTATTGGGACTTTGGGCAATATTTGTCATGGAACCTTTTTTTAGAGCCTTTTTTGTCTTTTTACACAATATCTTTGGTTGGATACCTTTATTTAGTACAGAACCTACAGGCAGGAATTCTTTGTTAGCAATATTGATTTTAGTAGTAATGCTTTTGCCAATAGTGACCTCCATTGCAAGGGATTCACTTAATCAGGTTCCTAAAAAGCTTAGAAATGCAGCCTATGGAATTGGAGCAAGTAGATGGAAAACAATATTTTCAGTGATTTTGCCGGCAGCGTTATCAGGAATTATGGCAGGTGTTCTTCTTGCTTTAGGTAGAGCAATGGGAGAAACAATGGCTGTAACTATGATTATTGGTAATTCCAATGCATTTAGTTGGTCTCTATTATCTCCTGGATATACCATTTCCTCCATGCTCGCAAACCAGTTTGGTGAAGCTGATGGAAGTCAGGTTTCGTCACTATTTTATGCGGCTTTTGTACTGATGATCCTATCTTTAGTGGTGAATATCTTTGCGCAATGGCTAGTTAAGAAATTTAGTCTCAAATATTAG
- the pstA gene encoding phosphate ABC transporter permease PstA, with the protein MNSLYYQKRLSRNIGDKFFTSLSVICALIAILPLIFLVTYILIKGGSQITPELFTLEPNPPGDDFDAGGINPALIGTLIITTIASIIAIPVGVGGGIYLAEYSKGGAFSRFIRFGVNVLAGVPSIIAGVFIYALIVSTKILFGSMYSGLAGGMALSILMLPTVIKTTDEGLKLVPNELRYASLGVGASMYTTILKVTLPSAFRSIATGVVLGIARAAGETAPLIFTALFSYYYITGFGDLFYEMGSLAVLIYNFALEPYDAQNKLAWAASFILVLSILSVNIFSRILAAFTEKTKRV; encoded by the coding sequence ATGAATTCACTTTATTACCAGAAAAGATTATCAAGAAATATAGGAGATAAATTCTTTACTTCTTTATCAGTAATTTGTGCATTGATCGCAATACTTCCTTTGATTTTTCTAGTGACTTACATTCTTATTAAAGGTGGATCTCAAATTACACCAGAATTATTTACTTTGGAACCAAATCCTCCCGGAGATGATTTTGATGCAGGAGGTATTAATCCGGCATTAATAGGGACATTAATAATAACTACCATTGCTTCAATTATTGCAATACCAGTAGGTGTTGGTGGTGGAATATATCTAGCGGAATATTCTAAGGGCGGTGCTTTTTCAAGATTTATAAGATTTGGAGTAAATGTTCTGGCCGGAGTCCCTTCAATAATTGCAGGTGTATTTATTTATGCCTTAATCGTTTCTACAAAGATCTTGTTTGGGAGTATGTACAGTGGCTTGGCTGGAGGAATGGCGCTCTCAATATTAATGTTGCCTACTGTTATTAAGACGACTGATGAAGGTTTAAAGCTGGTGCCAAATGAATTGAGATATGCTTCTCTTGGTGTTGGAGCAAGTATGTATACAACCATATTGAAAGTTACTTTGCCCTCTGCCTTTAGGTCTATTGCAACTGGCGTTGTACTTGGAATCGCGAGGGCTGCAGGTGAAACAGCACCTTTGATATTTACTGCTTTATTCTCTTACTACTACATAACAGGCTTTGGAGACTTATTTTACGAGATGGGTTCTTTAGCTGTATTGATATATAACTTTGCCCTTGAACCTTATGATGCACAGAATAAATTAGCCTGGGCAGCTTCCTTTATTCTTGTTTT